In the Arachis hypogaea cultivar Tifrunner chromosome 20, arahy.Tifrunner.gnm2.J5K5, whole genome shotgun sequence genome, TGTGTTTCTTCTCCTTCAGGACCATCCTTAGCTAACCCAAAGTCTGATAATTTAGCTGTGTAGTCCTGAAATTAGTAAAGATTATTTCTTTATTAGTGCGCCATACATAATATTCTGATTGAAGAATATGAGAAGAGACAAAAGAGAAGGAACATACTGAGTCAAGTAagatatttgaagttttgaaatCTCTGTATATGACAGGTTTATCTGCTTCATGAAGGAATGCAAGGCCCTTAGCAGCACCTAATGCAATTTTCATCCTTGTTGACCATGGCATGCTAGAAGAATACCCTGCTTTCATTACAACCAAACAACATTAATTAGCGTTGAAGAACTGTACTTCTGAAAAATAATTGATTAGGATTAAGAAGAGTAATTACATACTTCTGAATAATTGGTTCTCTAAGCTACCTCTTGGCATGTATTCATACACCAAAAGCCTGTTCTTTTCTTCACAACAGTATCCAATTAACTTAACAAGATGTGAATGCCTTAGCTGCCCAAGAAATATAATCTCTGcctgtaaaagaaaataaaatcatcaatttaattgcatattaaaaaaaaatcaagaattaAATTCTAGTTTATATTAGGAAGTTAATAACTAACCAGCCACTCTCTGTGACCTTGCAAGCCTTCCAAGTCTAACCGTTTAACTGCCACGGATTGAGCCTTCAGACCACGTTTAAGGTTGTCATCAACAAAACCTTTGTAAACAGGTCCAAACCCACCTTCACCAAGCATGTTACTCCATGAGAAATTATGCGTTGCTTCTTTTAGCTCCTCTAAGGTGAATGTGTAAAGCTTTGATCCAACAAAAGAAGTTGAAAGATCTTCAATGTCCTTAGGAGAGCTTGTAATGCTTACATCAGAGAGGCATAGCCTTTGGAAAGAACAATGTTTTGaaacctcttcttcttctactttgcTTTTGGTAATCTTGTAACAACTTGGGATGATTGATTTCCATGTAATCTTAGTCATATCTTGAAAAAACCGTGCCCTTGTTTGTTTTAATTCTATTTAGTGTTTAGTGTATGTGAAGACAATCAAGAAGATATGGAAGAATAATAAGGTGATGGAATTGATGAATGATGACACAAACAAAATAATTTCAAGATATTGAGAAATTTATAGTACCTTATTCTAAGTCTAAGTCCTAACCACCCtcagaaaaatgagaaaaacgaCTTACGTGGAGATTCCTTGACTTCTCGTCTCTTTAATGTGGAGATGCAAAGAAGATATATTACATGCATGAACGAAtgaattttgtttttagtttatttttagtcgCACAATTGTTCTagtgatataataatataatatatataatattgtagTAGTACTATTAAAGAATTATAACGTGTGTTATGTGATATCATATGGATGCCAAGATGATTGGCAAAATTAtcaagtatatatataaatacaaatacaaatatattcgaaaattaattaaatttgtcttatttttatatatcttgtttctatatatatatatatatcaagtacATACATTCCTTAGTCTAAAATATGATTTGATGACTTTGGTGGTAGGATACCGGCGGTGTGAACTTATGTAATTAAACTTTTGGGTAAATCATAAAAAATGTAactgaattattttattattaataaaaatatcttcaaattttgttattgacaaaatgccttcatattatttaaaagcataaaaaaatgcacacgtttttaaattaattaacttttttatttgtcTAATTACAGCGAAAACATCTTTAAATTATTTGAAGATATTTTTTGTTgataacaaaatttgaaaatatttttatcagcATCAAGATAATTTAAGTGCATTTATTAGCGGTTTATATACCCTAAATTGTTTTACAtaataaggaaaagaaaaaagaaagaaagaaattgttATTTATTTGGATGAATTGGAGGTCAAGCAATAAGTTGGCAAGGTGTATTGacttaaaatgttaatataatagaATAGGTTTCCCCCAACCCCTTACAAATATGTTACATGTAATATGTTCATGTTATATTGTCCTCGCCGTCCTTTGTTTAGCTGTTGATGAACATTTCCGTGAACCTCGCAAAATGAAGAGATCTTCTTACATGATTATTGTTGCTACTTAATTGCTACCTAGTGCTAAACCATTATCTATCGAAATCTCTTTTCACATACCCCATAATATGATGATTTTCCGTAGCTGTTAGTTGTTGTTCAATTGATATTTCATAATTTTTGGTAGGTGATATACTCGTCTtggaattgttatgttgttaGGATGTCAATATCGCAAACAGCAACCCGACAATTACACCCCAATTATGATTTTATATACATGTCACGGGCCACCTTCTAGAATTCAGATTGCTCTTATATACCAACATTATTAGTAGTATTTTTCTTATGGTCtcctaattattattataataatttggtATTCAAAGAATCCCAATATAATCATCAAGTGCGTTTAATTTGCGCCATTCCTATAATTCATATAGCTGTCTAATGTCTATGCAACCAAGGACTTTTgtaacattataatttttttatatatataaatatatatttttgctATATTGAAAGGAAAAAGATATAGCCTTCGGCAACAATGTCAAAGAAAAATGGTGAACCAATCGATCTAACCATCAACCACTTCTGTCCCTCGTGGAAAATATGCCAAAACTATACCCCTAAATAATTGTTGCATCATTCTTTCACAATCGAACTATATGCCatttctaattatttaattaatggtGTTAATACTACTATGTTgtaataaaatattcaattaagAAAGCCGGCGTTCAGAAACGTCACAAGTGTATGTTACTGTGATCTATACAGAGATGGCTAATTATATAGTTaattatttcataaaaaatacGAAAAGAtgtgtgaaaaacgattta is a window encoding:
- the LOC112785170 gene encoding serine/threonine-protein kinase RIPK codes for the protein MTKITWKSIIPSCYKITKSKVEEEEVSKHCSFQRLCLSDVSITSSPKDIEDLSTSFVGSKLYTFTLEELKEATHNFSWSNMLGEGGFGPVYKGFVDDNLKRGLKAQSVAVKRLDLEGLQGHREWLAEIIFLGQLRHSHLVKLIGYCCEEKNRLLVYEYMPRGSLENQLFRRYSSSMPWSTRMKIALGAAKGLAFLHEADKPVIYRDFKTSNILLDSDYTAKLSDFGLAKDGPEGEETHVTTTRIMGTKGYAAPEYVMAGHLSTKSDVYSYGVVLLELLTGKRVVDRSRPSRERSLVEWARPMLRDQRKLHHVMDPRLEGQFPMKGAVKVAALTHKCLSHNPNPRPSMRDVVKTLESLQDFDDVFIAPFVYVAVSEKK